In one Lolium rigidum isolate FL_2022 chromosome 3, APGP_CSIRO_Lrig_0.1, whole genome shotgun sequence genomic region, the following are encoded:
- the LOC124700539 gene encoding DNA repair protein XRCC4-like, which translates to MATPAAAPRHSCAKLSVAVEDPKAPGGGGIFVKATWLPTRFSLAVTDGAGAWVADASDAEVRLRAEQWDQPVAEYLALAERYLAFHQPASTYSFHEAGNGNRRLSWTFEKQGTKLEWRWKLQQSPHTQQTIAEVLDFLMDANIRLSEEVVRKTQSFDKLKQEAEKCLQQSERFNNEKADFEQASFTKFVAVLNSKKVKLRLLKDKIAAHEAANKVPKEDEDNESSDKGPGEEDEGNSTDRTEPFEEDSDKDASVKDEPSETGSGSLHSSPEKSAATSTSRGRRGRKRTRK; encoded by the exons ATGGCAACCCCCGCGGCGGCGCCGAGGCACAGCTGCGCGAAGCTCTCGGTGGCGGTCGAGGACCCCAAggcgccgggcggcggcggcataTTCGTCAAGGCCACGTGGCTCCCCACCCGCTTCTCCCTCGCCGTCACCGACGGCGCCGGCGCCTGGGTCGCCGACGCCTCCGACGCCGAGGTGCGCCTCCGGGCCGAGCAGTGGGACCAGCCCGTCGCAGAGTACCTCGCGCTCGCCGAGCGCTACCTCGCCTTCCACCAGCCCGCCTCCACCTActccttccacgaggccggcaacGGCAACCGCAGG TTGTCATGGACATTTGAAAAACAAGGTACCAAATTGGAATGGCGTTGGAAACTGCAGCAGTCACCCCACACACAGCAGACTATAGCTGAGGTTTTGGATTTTCTAATGGATGCAAATATACGCTTGAGT GAAGAGGTTGTCAGGAAGACACAATCATTTGACAAGCTGAAACAAGAAGCTGAGAAGTGCTTGCAACAAAGTGAAAGATTTAATAACGAGAAAGCCGATTTTGAGCAAGCTTCCTTTACAAAG TTTGTGGCTGTACTGAACTCGAAGAAGGTCAAGCTCAGACTGCTCAAGGACAAGATCGCTGCACATGAAGCAGCAAACAAGGTGCCGAAGGAGGACGAGGATAACGAGTCTTCAGACAAAGGGCCGGGGGAGGAGGACGAGGGTAACTCAACTGACAGGACGGAGCCGTTCGAGGAAGATAGCGACAAGGACGCGAGCGTCAAGGATGAGCCCTCGGAGACAGGGAGTGGCAGTCTCCACAGCTCCCCGGAGAAATCCGCCGCCACCTCGACCTCGAGGGGCAGGAGGGGACGCAAGAGGACGAGGAAATGA